The following are from one region of the Sorghum bicolor cultivar BTx623 chromosome 2, Sorghum_bicolor_NCBIv3, whole genome shotgun sequence genome:
- the LOC8057291 gene encoding F-box/LRR-repeat protein At3g26922, with the protein MEVVAAAGKKRKGQEPLGIGNGVSESSLDLISRLPDEVLGTVISLLPTKAGARTQILSRRWRPLWRAAPLNLGVDSDLSGQERKRIIFVPKILSDHPGPARRFALPGIRLRDRYARIDGWLRSRALTGLREIEFRYEIENSQLPYPLPPSALRFAPTLCVADFGNCDFPREMAPLLKFPCLKQLTLYKVIVLEDALHSLLCGCPVLESLLLYDNFGFGRLRINSPTLRSIGISVSCFGERVENHTKLQYLIVEDAPCLERLLSLSPYNGPATIRVVRAPKLEILGLRSNDITRLDLGTTVFQKMIALSLTTSMRTVKVLALGSCGPNLDSVVDFLKCFPCLQKLYVESHLQKSRKNKRSYNPLDPVECLESHLRQVVVMNYRGMRPDVDFAKFFVLNAKVLKKMVFGSGYANTTNSDNWMTNQHRRLQLDKRASQGARFKFIGFSDLILHKSYKMTHDLRMDDPFDSHLCR; encoded by the exons ATGGAGGTTGTGGCCGCCGCCGGCAAAAAGCGCAAAGGCCAAGAACCATTGGGGATTGGCAATGGCGTGAGCGAGAGCAGCCTCGATCTCATCAGCAGGCTCCCTGATGAGGTACTGGGCACCGTCATCTCCCTCCTCCCCACTAAGGCCGGCGCCCGCACCCAGATCCTCTCCCGCCGGTGGCGCCCTCTCTGGCGCGCGGCACCCCTCAACCTAGGTGTCGACAGCGACCTCAGCGGCCAGGAGCGGAAGCGAATCATCTTCGTCCCCAAGATCCTCTCCGACCACCCGGGCCCCGCCCGTCGCTTCGCCCTCCCCGGCATCCGCCTCCGCGACCGCTACGCCAGAATCGATGGCTGGTTGCGCTCCCGGGCCCTCACCGGCCTCCGGGAGATCGAGTTTCGCTACGAGATCGAGAACTCACAGCTGCCCTACCCGCTACCGCCGTCCGCGTTACGCTTCGCGCCCACCCTCTGTGTTGCTGACTTTGGCAACTGCGATTTCCCAAGAGAGATGGCGCCATTGCTCAAGTTTCCCTGCCTCAAGCAGCTCACCCTGTATAAGGTCATCGTGTTGGAAGATGCTCTTCACAGCCTCCTCTGTGGTTGccctgttcttgagagcctcTTGCTGTATGACAATTTCGGCTTTGGTCGCCTCCGCATTAACTCGCCCACTCTAAGGAGCATTGGCATCAGTGTTTCCTGCTTTGGGGAGAGAGTTGAAAATCATACCAAACTCCAATATCTTATTGTAGAAGATGCCCCTTGCCTTGAAAGATTGCTATCACTTAGCCCGTACAATGGTCCGGCAACAATCCGGGTCGTGCGTGCTCCAAAACTAGAGATATTGGGCTTGCGGTCCAATGACATCACTAGACTTGATCTTGGAACCACTGTTTTTCAG AAAATGATTGCCCTAAGCTTGACAACCTCGATGCGCACTGTAAAGGTTTTGGCCCTTGGCTCTTGTGGGCCTAATCTGGATTCAGTTGTTGACTTCCTCAAGTGTTTCCCCTGCTTGCAGAAGCTTTATGTCGAG TCTCACCTACAGAAGAGTAGGAAAAATAAACGGAGCTATAATCCACTGGATCCAGTTGAATGCCTTGAGTCTCATCTTAGACAAGTGGTTGTGATGAATTATCGTGGCATGAGACCTGATGTTGACTTTGCCAAGTTCTTTGTTCTGAATGCAAAAGTTCTAAAGAAAATGGTATTTGGATCCGGTTACGCCAACACTACCAACAGTGATAATTGGATGACTAATCAACACAGACGGCTTCAACTGGACAAAAGAGCTTCTCAAGGTGCTCGGTTTAAATTCATAGGTTTTTCTGATTTGATTCTACACAAAAGCTACAAGATGACGCATGATTTGAGGATGGATGATCCCTTTGACAGCCACCTCTGCAGATGA